The Verrucomicrobiia bacterium sequence AACCGCTGCCAGTCGCAAACAACTGAAATCCCAGCCATCCTGAGATACTCACCCTCCAATTCCCCATCTCTTCAGCATCACCCCACTGCCAAGGGCCACCTCTCAATGAGCCGGATGCATTCAGCTTTACCGAATACTTCTCGTCTTGGACCTTGCGCCCGTTGCCGCAGCACTTGTCGCACGCCTCGTAAGTGACTTCTGCGGAAAAACCATAGCTATAACTCACTGGACCGAGCGATCTACCGCCAGAGAACGCTAGGTTCTTATTGGAAACGCGGTAGCATTGAAGACCACAGGCATCGACAGCACTGATGGGATCGTTGTAAACAAAACCGTAGAGGTTCAGTCCCCCTTTCTCTCCGATGGGGTCTCTGTTTGGCCACCTACCAGTGGTGGGATTGTAGTAGCGGTGGCCGTAGTAGAGGAGGCCGGTTTCCCAGTCGTGGTATTTGGTGGAGAAGAGGTAGTTGAAGGTCTGGGAGAGGAGGCCGGTGGCGCGGAGGAGTTCGCCAAAGGGGCCGTACTCGCATTGCGCCGCCAACAAGCCATCCGCCCCCCGCACATAACCCATCACGTTCCCATTCCCATCATAAAACGGAAAATACACCCCTGCATCCGGCCCATTATGAATCACCGTCGCCAGCAACCCGCCCACGCTGTAATCACCGTTCAGAGGAGAGGAATCTTGTGGGATGGGATTTGCCTCCTCCCTGGCCTCATACGTGCCGATGGTTCCCCACGCTTGCATGGTTTTCGGCTGACCCGGAGCCAATATCCCCCCAAACCTCTCTTCGTTCAAGGCCATTCATGGGGATAGGGAAATGCAAAATGCAAAGTGCAAAATGAAAAATGCAAAACCGGGGGGGACGGAGGCGAGGTGGGTGAAGCTGGC is a genomic window containing:
- a CDS encoding RHS repeat-associated core domain-containing protein — its product is MALNEERFGGILAPGQPKTMQAWGTIGTYEAREEANPIPQDSSPLNGDYSVGGLLATVIHNGPDAGVYFPFYDGNGNVMGYVRGADGLLAAQCEYGPFGELLRATGLLSQTFNYLFSTKYHDWETGLLYYGHRYYNPTTGRWPNRDPIGEKGGLNLYGFVYNDPISAVDACGLQCYRVSNKNLAFSGGRSLGPVSYSYGFSAEVTYEACDKCCGNGRKVQDEKYSVKLNASGSLRGGPWQWGDAEEMGNWRVSISGWLGFQLFATGSGSASGNWYMDKCSGSDALIGAPVCLSLDITGGINVGANLSGSLQHRVFGQWTTVLSGGMGIYGTGQAQISLTRCYDPKNGWGPFKICSGYSTSLTVDALLFTFKTPGPEYRQCFDL